One window of Myripristis murdjan chromosome 8, fMyrMur1.1, whole genome shotgun sequence genomic DNA carries:
- the cacng5b gene encoding voltage-dependent calcium channel gamma-5 subunit isoform X1, whose amino-acid sequence MLIPSDSLSLMSACSRKALTLLSSVFAVSGLGLLGVAVSTDYWLYLEEGVILPLNQTADIRISLHSGLWRVCFLAGEESGRCFTIEYIMPMNVQLTSESTVNVLKMIRSATPFPLVSLFFMFIGFVLNNIGHIRPHRTILAFVSGIFFILSGLALVVGLVLYISSINDEMLNRTKSSEAYFSYKYGWSFAFAALSFLLTESAGVMSVYLFMKRYTAEEIYQPRHPSFYRPRLSNCSDHSGQFLHPEAWSRGRSPSDISSEASLQMSASYPALLKCPDYDQVSSSPC is encoded by the exons ATGCTCATCCCCTCTGActccctctctc TGATGAGCGCGTGCAGCAGGAAGGCGCTGACATTGCTGAGCAGTGTGTTTGCGGTCAGCGGCCTGGGGCTGCTGGGAGTGGCGGTCAGCACAGACTACTGGCTCTACCTGGAGGAGGGAGTCATCCTGCCTCTCAACCAGACCGCCGACATCAGGATCTCCCTGCACTCTGGCCTCTGGCGGGTCTGCTTCCTGGCTG gtgaagagTCGGGCCGCTGCTTCACCATCGAGTACATCATGCCCATGAACGTGCAGCTAACCTCCGAGTCCACAGTAAACGTTCTCA AAATGATCCGCTCAGCCACTCCGTTCCCTCTGGTCAGCCTCTTCTTCATGTTCATCGGCTTTGTGCTCAACAACATCGGACACATCCGGCCGCACCGCACCATCCTGGCCTTTGTCTCTGGAattttcttcatcctctctg gacTGGCTCTGGTGGTGGGTCTGGTTCTGTACATTTCCAGTATTAACGATGAAATGCTGAACAGAACTAAGAGCAGTGAGGCCTATTTCAGCTACAAGTACGGCTGGTCCTTTGCCTTTGctgccctctccttcctcctcactgAG AGTGCAGGCGTCATGTCTGTGTACCTGTTCATGAAGCGCTACACGGCGGAGGAGATCTACCAGCCTCGCCATCCCAGTTTCTACCGCCCTCGCCTCAGCAACTGCTCCGACCACTCCGGCCAGTTCCTGCACCCGGAGGCCTGGTCACGCGGCCGAAGTCCCTCCGACATCTCGAGTGAGGCCTCGCTCCAGATGAGTGCTAGTTACCCAGCTCTCCTTAAATGTCCCGACTACGACCAGGTCTCCTCCTCACCCTGCTGA
- the cacng5b gene encoding voltage-dependent calcium channel gamma-5 subunit isoform X2, whose amino-acid sequence MSACSRKALTLLSSVFAVSGLGLLGVAVSTDYWLYLEEGVILPLNQTADIRISLHSGLWRVCFLAGEESGRCFTIEYIMPMNVQLTSESTVNVLKMIRSATPFPLVSLFFMFIGFVLNNIGHIRPHRTILAFVSGIFFILSGLALVVGLVLYISSINDEMLNRTKSSEAYFSYKYGWSFAFAALSFLLTESAGVMSVYLFMKRYTAEEIYQPRHPSFYRPRLSNCSDHSGQFLHPEAWSRGRSPSDISSEASLQMSASYPALLKCPDYDQVSSSPC is encoded by the exons ATGAGCGCGTGCAGCAGGAAGGCGCTGACATTGCTGAGCAGTGTGTTTGCGGTCAGCGGCCTGGGGCTGCTGGGAGTGGCGGTCAGCACAGACTACTGGCTCTACCTGGAGGAGGGAGTCATCCTGCCTCTCAACCAGACCGCCGACATCAGGATCTCCCTGCACTCTGGCCTCTGGCGGGTCTGCTTCCTGGCTG gtgaagagTCGGGCCGCTGCTTCACCATCGAGTACATCATGCCCATGAACGTGCAGCTAACCTCCGAGTCCACAGTAAACGTTCTCA AAATGATCCGCTCAGCCACTCCGTTCCCTCTGGTCAGCCTCTTCTTCATGTTCATCGGCTTTGTGCTCAACAACATCGGACACATCCGGCCGCACCGCACCATCCTGGCCTTTGTCTCTGGAattttcttcatcctctctg gacTGGCTCTGGTGGTGGGTCTGGTTCTGTACATTTCCAGTATTAACGATGAAATGCTGAACAGAACTAAGAGCAGTGAGGCCTATTTCAGCTACAAGTACGGCTGGTCCTTTGCCTTTGctgccctctccttcctcctcactgAG AGTGCAGGCGTCATGTCTGTGTACCTGTTCATGAAGCGCTACACGGCGGAGGAGATCTACCAGCCTCGCCATCCCAGTTTCTACCGCCCTCGCCTCAGCAACTGCTCCGACCACTCCGGCCAGTTCCTGCACCCGGAGGCCTGGTCACGCGGCCGAAGTCCCTCCGACATCTCGAGTGAGGCCTCGCTCCAGATGAGTGCTAGTTACCCAGCTCTCCTTAAATGTCCCGACTACGACCAGGTCTCCTCCTCACCCTGCTGA
- the cyth3b gene encoding cytohesin-3 isoform X2 has product MDEDNQVPEDLSLEERDELSNIRRRKKELLDDIERLKFEIAEVMTEIEQLTCVGESKTTQRNKQIAMGRKKFNMDPKKGIQFLLENDLLQHTPEDIAQFLYKGEGLNKTVIGDYLGERDDFNIKVLQAFVELHEFADLNLVQALRQFLWSFRLPGEAQKIDRMMEAFASRYCQCNPGVFQSTDTCYVLSFAIIMLNTSLHNPNVRDKPPVERFISMNRGINEGGDLPEELLRNLYESIKSEPFKIPEDDGNDLTHTFFNPDREGWLLKLGGRVKTWKRRWFILTDNCLYYFEYTTDKEPRGIIPLENLSIREVEEPRKPNCFELYNPNHKGQVIKACKTEADGRVVEGNHVVYRISAPTPEEKEEWIKSIKASISRDPFYDMLATRKRRIANKK; this is encoded by the exons TACCTGAAGACCTGTCtttggaggagagagatgagctGTCCAACATACGACGCAGGAAAAAAGAGCTTCTGGATGATATTGAA CGGTTGAAGTTTGAAATTGCGGAGGTGATGACGGAGATCGAGCAGCTAACCTGCGTGGGCGAGAG CAAAACAAcgcaaagaaacaaacagattgCCATGGGGAGGAAGAAGTTCAACATGGACCCCAAAAAG GGGATCCAGTTTCTGTTAGAGAACGATCTTCTCCAGCACACTCCCGAGGACATCGCACAGTTCCTGTACAAAGGCGAGGGCCTCAACAAAACAGTCATTGGGGACTACTTAGGGGAACG GGATGACTTTAACATCAAAGTCCTCCAGGCGTTTGTGGAGCTTCACGAGTTTGCAGACCTCAACCTTGTTCAAGCCTTAAG GCAGTTTCTGTGGAGCTTCAGACTTCCTGGCGAAGCTCAGAAGATTGATCGCATGATGGAGGCCTTTGCCTCCAGGTACTGCCAATGCAATCCCGGCGTCTTCCAGTCCACAG ACACCTGCTACGTGCTGTCGTTTGCCATCATCATGCTGAACACCAGCTTGCACAATCCGAACGTCAGAGACAAGCCCCCCGTGGAGCGCTTCATCTCCATGAACAGAGGGATCAACGAGGGGGGAGACCTCCCAGAGGAGCTACTCAGG AATCTATATGAGAGCATAAAGAGCGAACCGTTTAAGATCCCAGAGGATGATGGGAATGACCTGACGCACACGTTCTTCAACCCAGACAGAGAGGGCTGGCTGCTCAAATTAG GGGGCCGAGTGAAAACCTGGAAGAGGAGGTGGTTCATCCTGACTGACAACTGCCTCTACTACTTTGAATACACGACG GACAAGGAGCCTCGTGGGATCATCCCACTGGAGAATCTCAGCAtcagggaggtggaggagcccAGGAAACCA aaCTGTTTTGAGCTCTACAACCCCAACCACAAGGGCCAGGTGATCAAAGCCTGCAAGACGGAGGCGGATGGACGTGTTGTCGAGGGCAACCACGTGGTGTACAGGATATCAGCGCCCACAccggaggagaaggaggagtggaTCAAATCCATCAA GGCCAGCATTAGCAGAGACCCCTTCTATGACATGTTGGCCACCAGGAAGAGACGCATCGCCAACAAGAAGTGA
- the cyth3b gene encoding cytohesin-3 isoform X1 translates to MSVIGSGQTNRQWVPEDLSLEERDELSNIRRRKKELLDDIERLKFEIAEVMTEIEQLTCVGESKTTQRNKQIAMGRKKFNMDPKKGIQFLLENDLLQHTPEDIAQFLYKGEGLNKTVIGDYLGERDDFNIKVLQAFVELHEFADLNLVQALRQFLWSFRLPGEAQKIDRMMEAFASRYCQCNPGVFQSTDTCYVLSFAIIMLNTSLHNPNVRDKPPVERFISMNRGINEGGDLPEELLRNLYESIKSEPFKIPEDDGNDLTHTFFNPDREGWLLKLGGRVKTWKRRWFILTDNCLYYFEYTTDKEPRGIIPLENLSIREVEEPRKPNCFELYNPNHKGQVIKACKTEADGRVVEGNHVVYRISAPTPEEKEEWIKSIKASISRDPFYDMLATRKRRIANKK, encoded by the exons ATGTCAGTCATCGGATCCGGACAGACGAACAGGCAGTGGG TACCTGAAGACCTGTCtttggaggagagagatgagctGTCCAACATACGACGCAGGAAAAAAGAGCTTCTGGATGATATTGAA CGGTTGAAGTTTGAAATTGCGGAGGTGATGACGGAGATCGAGCAGCTAACCTGCGTGGGCGAGAG CAAAACAAcgcaaagaaacaaacagattgCCATGGGGAGGAAGAAGTTCAACATGGACCCCAAAAAG GGGATCCAGTTTCTGTTAGAGAACGATCTTCTCCAGCACACTCCCGAGGACATCGCACAGTTCCTGTACAAAGGCGAGGGCCTCAACAAAACAGTCATTGGGGACTACTTAGGGGAACG GGATGACTTTAACATCAAAGTCCTCCAGGCGTTTGTGGAGCTTCACGAGTTTGCAGACCTCAACCTTGTTCAAGCCTTAAG GCAGTTTCTGTGGAGCTTCAGACTTCCTGGCGAAGCTCAGAAGATTGATCGCATGATGGAGGCCTTTGCCTCCAGGTACTGCCAATGCAATCCCGGCGTCTTCCAGTCCACAG ACACCTGCTACGTGCTGTCGTTTGCCATCATCATGCTGAACACCAGCTTGCACAATCCGAACGTCAGAGACAAGCCCCCCGTGGAGCGCTTCATCTCCATGAACAGAGGGATCAACGAGGGGGGAGACCTCCCAGAGGAGCTACTCAGG AATCTATATGAGAGCATAAAGAGCGAACCGTTTAAGATCCCAGAGGATGATGGGAATGACCTGACGCACACGTTCTTCAACCCAGACAGAGAGGGCTGGCTGCTCAAATTAG GGGGCCGAGTGAAAACCTGGAAGAGGAGGTGGTTCATCCTGACTGACAACTGCCTCTACTACTTTGAATACACGACG GACAAGGAGCCTCGTGGGATCATCCCACTGGAGAATCTCAGCAtcagggaggtggaggagcccAGGAAACCA aaCTGTTTTGAGCTCTACAACCCCAACCACAAGGGCCAGGTGATCAAAGCCTGCAAGACGGAGGCGGATGGACGTGTTGTCGAGGGCAACCACGTGGTGTACAGGATATCAGCGCCCACAccggaggagaaggaggagtggaTCAAATCCATCAA GGCCAGCATTAGCAGAGACCCCTTCTATGACATGTTGGCCACCAGGAAGAGACGCATCGCCAACAAGAAGTGA